TGTGTTTTGGCATCCCAGCGCGATGCCCAGTACCAATTCTGTCCCCGTTGTTCCTCATGTTGTTTCCTGTGGCTTAAATCTCGGTGGCCTCTTTCTGGCAAATCCAGCGGAACAAAGCGCTGCAGATGTGGGAGTGCAGCTGATCCTTCCACATCGCAGCACAAGCTTCTGTCTCCACGGGACCCTGCACTGGGAACCTCAAAAGCACCGTGATGGCAATCAGCCTGGTGTCCTGCACTTGGACGCTGTTTCCAGTGACAGTATTTATCTCATTAGGGTGTTTTCCCCATAAAACCTGAACCAGGTCAGCAGTTGTCCACTCAGCTGTGAGAACGGGAAGGTACCGGACTCTTGTTTTTCCAGCTGTGTTGGGGGAGCCTGTGCTCCCCCAAAAACTTGTTtctcctccccacacccccatgTGTGTATTACTTGTCTAATAAATATTAGCTCTAtcaaaatctgccttttttccaTGTACTGGAATCACTGTGGCTACCACGGCACCCCCGTGTGAAAAATATTACCACTGGGGCAATCTTCCCACTTTTTAATGGGTTGAAATTTCCCTGCCTTTGCACTTTGCATTTAGGTGTAAAATAGCAATAACGGTTTAATcgctttttcctttcttttccttctttagcagctgggctgcagagaCCGGACCTGTGTCGCTCTGGTTTAATTTGCTCCCATGAGCCTTGCTGCTGGCTCCAGAGGGATTTTGGGAGTAGCCAGGTCTGTGGTGAGCATCAGGCTGGGAAATATTTCCCCTGGGACATGGTTCTTGCAACCTGCTCATGAACCGGAGCAGGACAGTACTCACAAAGCTTCCTGTAAAGGGGATCCATCCTCCCATGTCCAATTTTTCCCTCTCGTCTGGTTGATGCTCAGCCCCATCCAGGCTCTGGAGGTGTTTCCGATCATGTCCCTGACAAAAGCCTGGGAGAGAAGGGATGGAGTCTTAGAGCCGATCGTGTGGGATGGAGACCTGATCCTGCCTGTGGGGGTCTGGTCTGGGATGAGCTTGGCACATCCCAGCTACAgactgggggggctggggaggtcGGTGGGCTCTTTGGAAGAGGTGGAAGAGTGATCTGGAGATGATGAGCAGGGGAACAGTGTTTTTTGGGGTGATAGAGGAGCCTGGAAGCTCATGTATGGGGCAGCGTGGTTTTGCCCTTCTCCTTTCATCTCCTCTCAGCTCATGTTTCTGGGGTTTTCCCCTGAAATCCTGCCTGGCAGTGTGGGCCTGGATGCTTTGCAAGCCAGGAAGGAAAGGTCAGCCGCAGTCTGGGGGCTGTGTGGCTTTTTGTGGAAAGCAAAGCTTAAAAAATCCAAAGGCGGGGCAATGCTCGAGCCTTTCCCCCGCAGTTAGTTACCTTCTCCTCCACGCTCTTCAGCGTGACCAGCTGAGATTGCTGGTGTGAACAGTTTTCTGCCGCCACCTCCCAGGCTCCGGTTTTCGTGGAAACCCAGTAGCACTTGGCTGCGAATGGCTGCCAGCCTGCGGGACACAGCCGGCAAACCGAGGTGCCTGCGGCAGAGGATGAGTGTGAGTGGTCCCTGGCCCCGTGGGTGCCACGGGGCAAGGGGCTTTTGCAGCCCACCCTGGGACACTGGAGGCTTTTCCTGTTGTTTGAGCCcctccaggtgccttttttggGAGAAGTGGGCTGTGCCCATGCTGGAAAAATCTCCCCCCTGGTATGGAGGGAAAGCAAGAGGAGCAACGGAGGAAGGTGTTGAGGGCATGGAGTGGTGCAGGGAGAGGGTGATGTGGATGGGGACAGCAGCTGGGAGgactgggggagggggggggtcttggggtgcTTTCCCAATGTTCCTGGCCTTGTTGTCCCCCTTCCATGTGGAAAGGGGACAACAACCCTCCGGCATCCCTAACGAGATGGGGTCTCCACCCACAGCCCCGAAGCTGTGGGTGATGCTTGAGCCATGGTACCTGTTGCATGGCGGCTTCCTTGCTCACACAGCCGTTGTCTCAGCTGCAGCCTGAAGCACCTCAGGGGGCATCCGCACTCCGAGATGTTCGCTCGGCTGGTATTGGTCGGGCAAGTTTCCCAGGAGTACGAGCCCTGGCTCAGGATGGGGCCATTTCCACCTGAAGTGAGGATGGGTTTGACCTGCAGCTTGGTGCTGCTGCATTGAGACCAGAAGATGCAACTGCTGGGGTGCAACCCCTGTGCAAAGCAGCCCTTGGGGATGGAGCAAAGTGCTGCCTGGGGACAGGGctctctgggggggggggggacggacccTGGGGTCTTTGCAACCACCATCAGTGTAGAGAAAGGGACCTGTACCAGAACAGGCTCCAAAAACACTTAAATCAGCCTGCGCGTGTCCACTGGGGATATGCCGGCAgctttccccctcctgcccagTGGGGATAGCCGCTGCCAGGGGCAGAAATTGCCCAGGAGCTGCTCCCTGCTAAAAATAAGGCCAAAatctgctccagcccagcctggggctgggatGTGATAGATTTGGGGAGATTTTCACCATTTTGGATGACAGACCCTGCCACTCACCGtgttgctgcagcagccacagcacaaTGCCTGCCAGGACTGCGGTCCCAAACCatccagctcccagcagcacccagtaCCACCAAGGACCTGCAAAAGGACCCATACTGGGAGTGAGGGAGGAAGCAGCTCTTCTGTGGTCTTTGCCCTGTTTTTAACACCCTTTGTTTCAGCGGGCAGGTACCTCCATGACGCTCTGCTTGGTGAGAAAATCTTGCAAGTGTCTGCGGGAGCAACTGAGCTGAGAAAACCCACAAGCTGCCTTGCTTGCTTGACTGGGGAAACCACAGCGAGCAAGCCTGCAAAGCCTTGGAGCTGGGAGCTCAGCTCCTCTCTTCCCCGTGCTGCACCCAGAGGTgccctggggaagggaaagacCCAAAGCAAAGTCCTTGGGATGCCTGAAGTGATGGGGAGAGGTTGCCGGGTGCTGCACAGCTCCTGCTCAGCCTTGCtgagctgcaaaaaaaaaaaaaaaagaaaagaaagttgagCACATGAAGACCTGCATGGAGGGATAGGGGTGTCCTTGGGGCTTGgctgtatttttcctccctttccaaGCAAATCAGGCTATGGGAAAGAAACCGGCTTGTGCCATCGCTCTGCCCCAGGCTGGAGATAGGTAGCAAACCTGCTCGAGAGCAAAGCATTGGGTTTTGGCCACCATCAGCTCAGGAAACAGATGGAAAGGCCATGGGAAATCCTTTCTTCCCTGTGCTTTCCTGCAGGGTAGGGGTCCAGTAGCATTGGGGATATCAGCTCCTCTGTCACCGAGGAGAAATTGCATGAGGTCAGGAGGAGCCCAGCACCCGCTGTGCAATGGCATGGAGCAAATTCACTTACCGGGAAGTTTCCTGCAGCCGCCGGGAGCTGAGTGCGGTGGCACATCTGGCTTGGCGTAGACAGTGGTCAATGCCATGGCCGGTCCCTGTCCTTGCAGCATTAAGGTTCAGGGTAACAgaggggtggttttttttccgcCCCCGGAGCAAAAGCAAGCTCAGAGACTggcagtggtggtggtttttttgcgTCTGGAGTCACAGCTAAAAACCCACCCTCGCTGTTGTGCCCCAGCTGTCTTGTCTTTCCTCACTCTGCTCTTCCA
Above is a genomic segment from Buteo buteo chromosome 32, bButBut1.hap1.1, whole genome shotgun sequence containing:
- the LOC142026283 gene encoding C-type lectin domain family 12 member B-like isoform X1; this translates as MLQGQGPAMALTTVYAKPDVPPHSAPGGCRKLPGPWWYWVLLGAGWFGTAVLAGIVLWLLQQHGGNGPILSQGSYSWETCPTNTSRANISECGCPLRCFRLQLRQRLCEQGSRHATGTSVCRLCPAGWQPFAAKCYWVSTKTGAWEVAAENCSHQQSQLVTLKSVEEKAFVRDMIGNTSRAWMGLSINQTRGKNWTWEDGSPLQEAL
- the LOC142026283 gene encoding C-type lectin domain family 12 member B-like isoform X2; translated protein: MGPFAGPWWYWVLLGAGWFGTAVLAGIVLWLLQQHGGNGPILSQGSYSWETCPTNTSRANISECGCPLRCFRLQLRQRLCEQGSRHATGTSVCRLCPAGWQPFAAKCYWVSTKTGAWEVAAENCSHQQSQLVTLKSVEEKAFVRDMIGNTSRAWMGLSINQTRGKNWTWEDGSPLQEAL